A DNA window from Mycolicibacter hiberniae contains the following coding sequences:
- a CDS encoding aconitate hydratase — protein sequence MSSKDSVNSFGARDTLTVGDQNYEIFRLDAVPGTEKLPYSLKVLAENLLRTEDGANITKDHITAIANWDPAAEPSIEIQFTPARVIMQDFTGVPCVVDLATMREAVTALGGDPNKVNPLSPAEMVIDHSVILDVFGTADAFERNVELEYQRNAERYQFLRWGQGAFDDFKVVPPGTGIVHQVNIEYLARTVMVRDGKAYPDTCVGTDSHTTMQNGLGVLGWGVGGIEAEAAMLGQPVSMLIPRVVGFRLTGEIQPGVTATDVVLTVTEMLRKHGVVGKFVEFYGKGVAEVPLANRATLGNMSPEFGSTCAIFPIDGETINYLRLTGRSDEQLALVEAYAKAQGMWHNPDHEPAFSEYLELDLSTVVPSIAGPKRPQDRILLSESKTAFRKDIHNYVEEQHPAPETKLDEALEESFPASDPASLSFADDGAVDVQSAANGAEGRPSKPIRVTGERGEFILDHGAVAVAGITSCTNTSNPSVMIGAALLARNAVEKGLSSKPWVKTNMAPGSQVVTDYYEKAGLWPYLEKLGFYLGGYGCTTCIGNTGPLPEEISKAVNEEDLTVTAVLSGNRNFEGRISPDVKMNYLASPPLVIAYALAGTMDFDFETDSLGKDKDGNDVYLRDIWPSAQEIDDTIKSAINQDMFRKSYADVFAGDDNWRNLPTPDGDTFAWDESSTYVRKAPYFDGMGLEPEPVSDIKGARVMALLGDSVTTDHISPAGPIKPGTPAADYLDAHGVARKDYNSLGSRRGNHEVMVRGTFANIRLQNRLLDTIGLEGTQGGYTRDFTQEGGPKEFIYNACMNYQKAGIPLVVLGGKEYGSGSSRDWAAKGTTLLGVKAVITESFERIHRSNLIGMGVIPLQFPAGESAASLGLDGTEIFDIVGIEELNAGKTPKTVKVTATKDSGEKVEFDAVVRIDTPGEADYYRNGGILQYVLRNMLKSAKTA from the coding sequence GTGAGCAGCAAAGATTCGGTGAATTCGTTCGGGGCGCGCGACACTCTCACCGTCGGCGACCAGAACTACGAAATCTTCCGCCTCGACGCCGTGCCCGGCACCGAGAAGCTGCCCTACAGCCTTAAAGTGCTCGCCGAGAACCTGTTGCGCACCGAGGACGGCGCCAACATCACCAAGGATCACATCACCGCGATCGCCAACTGGGACCCGGCCGCAGAGCCCAGCATCGAGATCCAGTTCACCCCGGCCCGGGTGATCATGCAGGACTTCACCGGGGTGCCCTGCGTCGTGGACCTGGCCACCATGCGTGAGGCCGTCACCGCCCTGGGCGGCGACCCCAACAAGGTCAACCCGCTCTCGCCCGCCGAGATGGTCATCGACCACTCCGTGATCCTCGACGTCTTCGGCACCGCCGACGCCTTCGAGCGCAACGTCGAGTTGGAGTACCAGCGCAACGCCGAGCGCTATCAGTTCCTGCGCTGGGGTCAGGGCGCCTTCGACGACTTCAAGGTCGTCCCGCCGGGCACCGGCATCGTGCACCAGGTCAACATCGAGTACCTGGCGCGGACCGTCATGGTGCGTGACGGGAAGGCCTACCCGGACACCTGCGTGGGCACCGACAGCCACACCACCATGCAGAACGGCCTGGGTGTGCTGGGCTGGGGCGTCGGCGGTATCGAGGCCGAGGCCGCCATGCTGGGCCAGCCGGTGTCGATGCTGATCCCCCGCGTCGTCGGCTTCAGGCTGACCGGCGAGATCCAGCCGGGCGTCACCGCCACCGACGTGGTGCTCACCGTCACCGAGATGCTGCGTAAGCACGGCGTGGTCGGCAAGTTCGTCGAGTTCTACGGCAAGGGCGTCGCCGAGGTGCCCCTGGCCAACCGCGCCACCCTGGGCAACATGAGCCCCGAATTCGGTTCGACCTGTGCGATCTTCCCGATCGACGGCGAGACCATCAACTACCTGCGCCTGACCGGCCGCAGCGACGAGCAGCTCGCGCTGGTCGAGGCCTACGCCAAGGCGCAGGGTATGTGGCACAACCCCGACCACGAGCCGGCCTTCTCCGAGTACCTTGAGCTGGACCTGTCCACCGTGGTCCCCTCGATCGCCGGCCCCAAGCGTCCGCAGGACCGGATCCTGTTGTCGGAGAGCAAGACCGCCTTCCGCAAAGACATCCACAACTACGTCGAGGAACAGCACCCGGCGCCGGAGACCAAGCTCGATGAAGCCCTCGAGGAGTCCTTCCCGGCATCCGACCCGGCCTCGCTGTCCTTCGCCGACGACGGTGCCGTGGACGTGCAGTCCGCCGCCAACGGCGCCGAGGGCCGGCCGAGCAAGCCGATTCGGGTCACCGGCGAGCGCGGCGAGTTCATCCTCGACCACGGCGCCGTCGCGGTCGCAGGTATCACCTCCTGCACCAACACCTCCAACCCCTCGGTGATGATCGGCGCCGCGCTGCTGGCCCGCAACGCCGTCGAGAAGGGCTTGTCCTCCAAGCCGTGGGTCAAGACCAACATGGCCCCCGGCTCGCAGGTCGTCACCGACTACTACGAGAAGGCCGGCCTGTGGCCCTACCTGGAGAAGCTCGGCTTCTACCTGGGCGGTTACGGCTGCACCACCTGTATCGGCAACACCGGCCCGCTGCCCGAGGAGATCTCCAAGGCGGTCAACGAAGAAGACCTGACCGTCACCGCGGTGCTGTCGGGTAACCGCAACTTCGAGGGCCGCATCTCCCCCGACGTCAAGATGAACTACCTGGCCTCCCCGCCGCTGGTGATCGCCTACGCCCTGGCCGGCACCATGGACTTCGACTTCGAAACCGACTCCCTGGGCAAAGACAAAGACGGCAACGACGTCTACCTGCGCGACATCTGGCCCTCGGCCCAGGAGATCGACGACACCATCAAGTCCGCGATCAACCAGGACATGTTCCGCAAGTCCTACGCCGACGTGTTCGCCGGCGACGACAACTGGCGCAACCTGCCGACCCCGGACGGCGACACCTTCGCCTGGGACGAGTCCTCGACCTACGTGCGCAAGGCCCCCTACTTCGACGGCATGGGCCTGGAGCCCGAGCCGGTCTCCGACATCAAGGGCGCCCGGGTGATGGCGCTGCTGGGCGACTCGGTCACCACCGACCACATCAGCCCGGCCGGCCCGATCAAGCCCGGCACCCCGGCCGCGGACTATCTCGACGCCCACGGTGTGGCCCGCAAGGACTACAACTCGCTGGGCAGCCGCCGCGGCAACCACGAGGTCATGGTTCGCGGCACCTTCGCCAACATCCGCCTGCAGAACCGCCTGCTGGACACCATCGGCCTGGAGGGCACCCAGGGCGGCTACACCCGGGACTTCACCCAGGAGGGCGGCCCGAAGGAGTTCATCTACAACGCCTGCATGAACTACCAGAAGGCCGGCATCCCGCTGGTGGTGCTGGGCGGCAAGGAGTACGGCTCCGGCTCGTCACGCGACTGGGCGGCCAAGGGCACCACGCTGCTGGGCGTCAAGGCGGTCATCACCGAGTCCTTCGAGCGCATCCACCGCTCGAACCTGATCGGCATGGGTGTGATCCCGCTGCAGTTCCCGGCCGGCGAGTCCGCCGCGTCGCTGGGTCTGGACGGCACCGAGATCTTCGACATCGTCGGGATCGAAGAGCTCAACGCCGGTAAGACGCCGAAGACGGTCAAGGTCACCGCCACCAAGGACAGTGGCGAGAAGGTCGAATTCGACGCGGTGGTGCGCATCGACACTCCTGGTGAGGCCGACTACTACCGCAACGGCGGCATCCTGCAGTACGTGCTGCGCAACATGCTGAAGTCGGCCAAGACCGCGTAG
- a CDS encoding TetR/AcrR family transcriptional regulator, producing MPRVSEDHLAARRRQILDGARRCFAAYGYDQATVRRLEQTIGLSRGAIFHHFRDKDTLFFELAREDAQRMADLASREGLIGVMRDMLAAPEQFDWLATRLEIARKLRHDPEFGRGWAERSAELAAATTDRLHRQKQAGRLRDDVAGDVLHCYLDLVLDGLVARLASGEDPQRLSAVLDLVEDSVRQS from the coding sequence ATGCCCAGGGTCAGCGAGGATCACCTGGCGGCCCGGCGCCGCCAGATCCTCGATGGCGCCCGGCGCTGCTTCGCCGCCTACGGCTACGACCAGGCGACGGTGCGGCGACTCGAGCAGACCATTGGGCTGTCGCGCGGGGCGATATTTCATCACTTCCGCGACAAGGACACGCTGTTTTTCGAACTGGCGCGCGAGGATGCGCAGCGCATGGCCGATCTGGCTTCCCGCGAGGGCCTGATCGGCGTCATGCGGGACATGCTCGCCGCACCGGAGCAGTTCGACTGGCTGGCCACCCGGCTCGAGATCGCCCGCAAGCTGCGCCACGATCCGGAGTTCGGCCGCGGCTGGGCGGAGCGGTCAGCCGAATTGGCCGCTGCCACAACGGATCGCCTGCACCGTCAGAAGCAGGCCGGCCGACTGCGCGACGACGTTGCCGGCGACGTCTTGCACTGCTACCTGGACCTCGTGCTCGATGGGCTGGTTGCGCGGCTGGCCTCCGGCGAGGATCCGCAGCGCCTGTCGGCGGTCCTCGACCTGGTCGAGGACTCGGTGCGCCAGAGCTGA
- a CDS encoding helix-turn-helix domain-containing protein — protein MATTTRSNKLRDRQLVELRNAYERGASIRTLAASTGRSYGSIHSMLRESGAVMRSRGGPNHRTRSR, from the coding sequence GTGGCAACGACGACGAGATCCAACAAGCTACGTGACCGTCAGCTGGTCGAGTTGCGCAACGCCTACGAGCGGGGGGCGAGCATCCGCACGCTGGCGGCGTCGACCGGGCGCTCGTACGGATCGATACACAGCATGCTGCGGGAGTCCGGCGCGGTGATGCGCAGTCGCGGTGGTCCCAACCACCGGACGCGCTCGCGCTGA
- a CDS encoding ABC-F family ATP-binding cassette domain-containing protein has protein sequence MITATDLEVRAGARTLLDAVGSVLRVQPGDRIGLVGRNGAGKTTTLRILAGEGEPYAGTITRTGEVGYLPQDPREGNLEVLARDRVLSARGLDTILVDLEKQQVLMAEVVDDAERDRAIRRYGQLEERFAALGGYAAESEAGRICTSLGLPDRVLTQPLRTLSGGQRRRVELARILFAAGEGGSGGAGSNTTLLLDEPTNHLDADSIGWLRDFLKNHGGGLVLISHDVDLLADVVNRVWFLDAVRGEADVYNMGWQKYLDARATDEQRRRRERANAERKVAALRSQAAKLGAKATKAVAAQNMLRRADRMLAALDEERVADKVARIKFPTPAPCGKTPLMASGLTKMYGSLEVFTGVDLAIDRGSRVVVLGLNGAGKTTLLRVLAGVETPEAGQLEPGHGCKIGYFAQEHDTIDNAATVWENIVHAAPDTSEQDLRGLLGAFMFTGPQLDQPAGTLSGGEKTRLALAGLVASTANVLLLDEPTNNLDPASREQVLDALRSYAGAVVLVTHDPGAAEALDPQRVVLLPDGTEDHWSADYRDLIELA, from the coding sequence GTGATCACCGCAACGGACCTGGAGGTCCGCGCCGGAGCGCGCACCCTGCTCGACGCGGTCGGCTCGGTGCTGCGCGTGCAGCCCGGCGACCGGATCGGCCTGGTCGGCCGCAACGGGGCCGGCAAGACCACCACGCTGCGCATCCTGGCCGGCGAGGGTGAGCCCTACGCCGGCACCATCACCCGTACCGGGGAAGTCGGCTATCTGCCGCAGGACCCCCGGGAAGGCAACCTCGAGGTGCTGGCCCGCGATCGGGTCCTGTCGGCGCGGGGCCTCGACACCATCCTGGTCGACCTGGAAAAGCAGCAGGTCCTGATGGCCGAGGTCGTCGACGACGCCGAGCGCGACCGGGCCATCCGTCGCTACGGCCAGCTCGAAGAGCGCTTCGCCGCGCTCGGCGGGTACGCCGCCGAGAGCGAGGCGGGCCGGATCTGCACCAGCCTCGGCCTGCCCGACCGGGTGCTGACCCAGCCGCTGCGGACCCTGTCCGGCGGCCAGCGCCGCCGGGTGGAGCTGGCCCGGATCCTGTTCGCTGCCGGCGAGGGCGGTTCCGGTGGAGCGGGCTCGAACACCACCCTGCTGCTCGACGAACCGACCAACCACCTGGATGCGGACTCGATCGGCTGGTTGCGTGACTTTCTGAAGAACCACGGCGGGGGACTGGTGCTGATCAGTCACGACGTGGACCTGCTGGCCGACGTGGTCAACCGGGTGTGGTTCCTGGACGCGGTGCGCGGCGAAGCCGATGTCTACAACATGGGCTGGCAGAAGTACCTCGACGCGCGAGCCACCGATGAGCAACGCCGCCGCCGGGAGCGCGCCAACGCCGAACGCAAGGTCGCCGCGCTGCGCAGCCAAGCCGCGAAGTTGGGCGCCAAAGCCACCAAAGCGGTTGCGGCGCAGAATATGCTGCGTCGCGCCGACCGGATGCTGGCAGCCCTCGATGAGGAACGGGTGGCCGACAAGGTCGCCAGGATCAAGTTCCCCACCCCGGCCCCGTGTGGCAAGACTCCGCTGATGGCCAGTGGTCTGACCAAGATGTATGGGTCGCTGGAGGTGTTCACCGGTGTCGACCTGGCCATCGACCGCGGTTCGCGGGTCGTGGTGCTGGGGCTCAACGGCGCCGGGAAGACCACGCTGCTGCGCGTGCTGGCCGGTGTCGAAACGCCCGAAGCCGGCCAGCTCGAGCCCGGTCACGGATGCAAGATCGGTTACTTCGCCCAGGAACACGACACCATCGACAACGCCGCAACCGTGTGGGAGAACATCGTCCATGCGGCCCCGGACACCTCCGAGCAGGATCTGCGTGGGCTCTTGGGCGCGTTCATGTTCACCGGGCCGCAGCTGGACCAGCCGGCCGGCACGCTCTCCGGCGGCGAGAAGACCCGGCTGGCACTGGCGGGGCTGGTGGCGTCCACCGCAAACGTTCTGCTGCTCGACGAGCCGACCAACAACCTCGACCCCGCGTCGCGCGAGCAGGTGCTCGACGCCCTGCGCAGCTACGCCGGCGCGGTGGTGCTGGTCACCCACGACCCGGGAGCGGCGGAAGCGCTGGACCCCCAGCGGGTGGTGCTGTTGCCCGACGGCACCGAGGACCACTGGTCGGCCGACTACCGCGACCTGATCGAGCTGGCCTAG
- a CDS encoding enoyl-CoA hydratase, whose product MATASEFVVVDRPRPHVALITLNRPERMNSMAFDVMVPLRETLAEISYDNSVRVVVLTGAGRGFSSGADHKSAGSVPHVAGLTRPAFGLRSMEVLDDIILALRRLHQPVIAAVNGAAIGGGLCLALAADIRVAASDAYFRAAGINNGLTASELGLSYLLPRAIGASRAFEIMLTGRDVDAAEAQRIGLVSQVVDLPDLLDTCYAMAERIAGFSRPGVELTKRTLWSGLDAGSLEGHMQAEGLGQLYVRLLTSNFEEAVAARAEKRPPVFTDDK is encoded by the coding sequence GTGGCTACCGCATCCGAGTTCGTCGTCGTCGACCGTCCGCGCCCGCACGTCGCCCTGATCACGCTCAACCGCCCGGAGCGGATGAACTCCATGGCGTTTGACGTCATGGTTCCGCTACGCGAAACGCTCGCCGAAATCAGCTACGACAACTCGGTGCGGGTGGTGGTGCTCACCGGGGCGGGCCGGGGATTCTCCTCCGGTGCCGACCACAAGTCCGCGGGATCGGTGCCGCACGTGGCCGGGCTGACCCGGCCGGCGTTCGGCTTGCGATCCATGGAAGTGCTCGACGACATCATCCTGGCGCTGCGGCGCCTGCACCAGCCGGTGATCGCCGCGGTCAACGGGGCGGCCATCGGGGGTGGTCTGTGCCTGGCCCTGGCCGCCGATATCCGGGTCGCCGCATCGGACGCCTATTTCCGGGCCGCCGGCATCAACAACGGGCTCACAGCCAGTGAGCTGGGGCTGAGCTATCTGTTGCCCCGGGCGATCGGAGCGTCGCGGGCATTCGAGATCATGCTCACCGGCCGCGACGTCGATGCCGCCGAGGCGCAGCGAATCGGGCTGGTCTCCCAGGTGGTGGACCTGCCGGATCTGCTCGACACCTGCTACGCCATGGCCGAGCGGATCGCCGGTTTCTCCCGGCCCGGGGTGGAATTGACCAAGCGGACGCTCTGGAGCGGACTCGACGCCGGTAGTCTGGAGGGGCACATGCAGGCCGAGGGGCTTGGGCAGCTCTACGTGCGCCTGCTGACCAGCAATTTCGAGGAAGCCGTCGCTGCGCGCGCCGAAAAGCGCCCACCGGTCTTCACCGACGACAAGTAA
- the trxA gene encoding thioredoxin produces the protein MATQDLTAAKFQETIADNDIVLVDFWASWCGPCRSFAPTFAAVSEKHPDVVFAKVDTEAEQQLAAAAQIRSIPTLMAFKNGTLVFNQAGALPAAALENLVQQVKDLDVEAALAEQAAQSKPDQV, from the coding sequence ATGGCAACCCAAGACCTCACCGCAGCAAAGTTCCAAGAGACCATCGCCGACAACGACATCGTCCTTGTCGACTTCTGGGCTTCCTGGTGTGGCCCGTGCCGGTCCTTCGCACCGACCTTCGCGGCCGTGTCCGAGAAGCACCCCGACGTGGTATTCGCCAAAGTGGACACCGAAGCCGAGCAGCAGCTGGCGGCTGCCGCCCAGATCCGTTCCATCCCCACCCTGATGGCGTTCAAGAACGGCACGCTGGTGTTCAACCAGGCCGGCGCGCTCCCGGCCGCCGCGCTGGAGAACTTGGTGCAGCAGGTCAAGGATCTCGACGTGGAAGCAGCCCTGGCCGAGCAGGCCGCCCAGAGCAAGCCCGACCAGGTGTGA
- a CDS encoding DUF5666 domain-containing protein has translation MSPRPSTPGPTIRALAGATALFAGALFVPALAHAQGDRVMGTVSSASGTGFEVTGPNGPTAVAVTDSTSVYESVPAQRGEITVGSCIKAGGAAADEGPLTAKFVSISTTVDGACPQRPAAAGDGTAHPASHRGVRGVVESISGDTLTVSGPSGPATVTVDDATRFRRTVAVSAPSISAGKCVAAGGTTDDQGVLQAKRVTVWAANGDCLERPA, from the coding sequence ATGTCCCCTCGCCCGAGCACCCCTGGTCCGACGATCCGCGCCCTGGCCGGCGCGACGGCACTGTTCGCCGGGGCATTGTTCGTCCCCGCGCTGGCACACGCGCAGGGCGACCGGGTGATGGGCACGGTTTCGTCGGCTTCGGGCACCGGCTTCGAGGTGACCGGGCCGAACGGCCCGACCGCCGTGGCGGTGACCGACAGCACCTCGGTCTACGAGTCGGTGCCGGCCCAGCGCGGCGAGATCACCGTCGGCAGCTGCATCAAGGCCGGCGGTGCCGCCGCCGACGAGGGCCCCCTCACCGCGAAGTTCGTCTCGATCAGCACCACCGTCGACGGCGCGTGCCCGCAGCGGCCCGCGGCCGCGGGCGACGGCACCGCGCATCCGGCATCGCATCGCGGCGTGCGCGGTGTGGTCGAGTCCATCTCCGGTGACACGCTCACCGTCAGCGGCCCGTCCGGGCCCGCCACGGTGACCGTCGACGACGCCACCCGCTTCCGCAGGACGGTTGCGGTCAGCGCGCCGTCGATCAGCGCGGGCAAGTGCGTCGCGGCCGGCGGGACCACCGACGACCAGGGCGTGCTGCAGGCCAAGCGGGTCACCGTGTGGGCGGCCAACGGCGACTGCCTCGAGCGGCCGGCGTAG
- a CDS encoding MBL fold metallo-hydrolase: MPTSEFWLCRTCGVEHDATPQVCAICADDRQWVPADGQHWATLDGLVAEGMQSYAFELEPGLIGIGSNPPLGIGQLGKLVCTPSGNMLWDPSGFVDDAAVAAALEQGPVLGVVASHPHMFGAQVEWGRRLGGVPVYVNAADKEWVMRPDPSIRYWSGRLELAPGLTVIQVGGHFPGSSVACWDAGADGRGVLLVGDTVFPNPDRRTVAFLRSYPNRVPLSAAVAQRMAATMEQLRFDRIYGLHTNTIDTDAVAAVRFSADRHAAWARGDHDDLT, translated from the coding sequence GTGCCGACATCCGAGTTCTGGCTGTGCCGGACCTGCGGTGTCGAGCACGATGCCACGCCGCAGGTGTGCGCGATCTGTGCAGACGATCGGCAATGGGTGCCGGCGGACGGTCAACACTGGGCCACGTTGGACGGTTTGGTCGCCGAGGGGATGCAGTCCTACGCCTTTGAACTGGAACCCGGGCTGATCGGGATCGGCAGCAACCCGCCGCTGGGTATCGGTCAGCTGGGCAAGCTGGTGTGCACGCCCAGCGGCAACATGCTCTGGGATCCTTCGGGATTCGTCGATGACGCCGCGGTCGCCGCTGCTCTCGAGCAGGGCCCGGTGCTCGGTGTCGTCGCCAGCCACCCGCACATGTTCGGGGCGCAGGTGGAATGGGGCCGGCGACTCGGCGGGGTACCGGTGTACGTCAACGCCGCGGACAAAGAATGGGTGATGCGTCCGGATCCGTCGATCCGATACTGGTCCGGGCGCCTCGAGCTCGCACCCGGGTTGACCGTGATTCAGGTCGGCGGCCACTTTCCGGGGAGTTCCGTCGCGTGCTGGGACGCCGGTGCCGACGGGCGCGGGGTGCTGTTGGTCGGCGATACCGTCTTCCCGAACCCCGATCGGCGCACCGTGGCGTTCCTGCGCAGCTATCCGAACCGGGTTCCGCTGTCGGCTGCGGTCGCCCAGCGGATGGCCGCAACGATGGAGCAGTTGCGCTTCGACCGCATCTACGGGCTGCACACCAACACCATTGACACCGATGCGGTGGCCGCAGTCCGGTTCTCGGCAGACCGACACGCAGCGTGGGCGCGGGGCGACCACGACGACCTCACCTGA
- a CDS encoding metal-sulfur cluster assembly factor produces MSELGPDELLAEVEEAMHDVIDPEIGINVVDLGLMYDLSIRQDDDGAAAVVTMTLTSPACPLQDMIAEQIENATVGSGLVKKVDLSWVWEPAWGPDKITDEGREMMRAVGFTV; encoded by the coding sequence ATGAGCGAATTGGGACCGGACGAGTTGCTCGCCGAAGTCGAGGAAGCGATGCATGACGTCATCGACCCCGAGATCGGCATCAACGTCGTCGACCTGGGGCTGATGTACGACCTGTCGATCCGCCAGGACGACGACGGCGCGGCCGCCGTGGTCACCATGACGCTCACGTCGCCGGCCTGCCCGCTGCAGGACATGATCGCCGAGCAGATCGAGAACGCCACCGTGGGCTCCGGTCTGGTCAAGAAGGTGGATCTGTCCTGGGTCTGGGAGCCGGCCTGGGGACCGGACAAGATCACCGATGAGGGCCGCGAGATGATGCGCGCAGTCGGTTTCACGGTCTGA
- the sufU gene encoding Fe-S cluster assembly sulfur transfer protein SufU, which yields MFAGPWNSSGECETLRLEQFYQEVILDHYKHPQHRGLREPFGAQVHHVNPTCGDELTLRVALSSDGERIADVSYDGQGCSISQAATSVLASQVIGLTVPQALATFDAFHEMVSSRGTVEGDEEVLGDGIAFAGVAKYPARVKCALLGWMAFKDALAQTLSKTEEQTLASVSVSTQEMNR from the coding sequence GTGTTCGCCGGGCCGTGGAATTCTTCGGGGGAGTGTGAGACCTTGCGGCTTGAGCAGTTCTACCAAGAGGTGATCCTCGATCACTACAAGCATCCGCAGCACCGCGGCCTGCGGGAGCCGTTCGGCGCCCAGGTGCACCACGTCAACCCCACCTGCGGCGACGAGCTGACCCTGCGGGTGGCGCTGTCATCCGACGGTGAACGCATCGCCGACGTCTCCTATGACGGGCAGGGCTGCTCGATCTCGCAGGCGGCCACCTCGGTGCTGGCCTCGCAGGTGATCGGTCTGACCGTGCCGCAGGCGTTGGCGACGTTCGACGCCTTCCACGAGATGGTGTCCTCGCGGGGCACCGTGGAAGGCGACGAGGAGGTGCTCGGCGACGGCATCGCTTTCGCCGGGGTGGCCAAGTACCCGGCGCGGGTCAAGTGCGCTCTGCTCGGCTGGATGGCGTTCAAAGATGCATTGGCACAAACGCTTTCGAAGACAGAAGAACAGACGTTGGCATCTGTCAGTGTCTCAACCCAGGAGATGAATCGATGA